In Sphaeramia orbicularis chromosome 10, fSphaOr1.1, whole genome shotgun sequence, the following proteins share a genomic window:
- the LOC115427070 gene encoding uncharacterized protein LOC115427070, translating to MKAVKQMKTMEKTQDEHNLKYTVDTCLFYWRTLWTCVCSRTLWTCVCSTVGHCGHVSVLLEDTVDMCLFYWRTLWTCLCSTGGHCGHVFVLLEDTVDMYLFYWRTPWICVCSTGGHCGHGSVLLEDTVDICLFYWRTLWTWVCFTGGHCGHVSVLLEDTVDMCLSFYWRTLWTCVCSSTGGHCGPVSLLLEDTVDMCLFYWRTLWTCVCPSTGGHCGPVSLLLEDTVDMCLFYWRTLWTCLCSTEGHCGHGSVLLKDTVDMDLFYWRTLWTWICSTEGHCGHVSVLLLEDTVDMCLFFYCRTLWTCVCSTGGHCGHVSVLLEDTVDMCLFYLRTLWTCVCST from the exons ATGAAAGctgtaaaacagatgaaaacaatggaaaagacacaagatgaacaTAACCTAAAATACACTGTGGACACGTGTTTGTTCTACTGGAGGACACTGTGGACATGTGTCTGTTCTAGGACACTGTGGACATGTGTTTGTTCTACTGTAGGACACTGTGGACATGTCTCTGTTCTACTGGAGGACACTGTGGACATGTGTTTGTTCTACTGGAGGACACTGTGGACATGTCTCTGTTCTACTGGAGGACACTGTGGACATGTGTTTGTTCTACTGGAGGACACTGTGGACATGT ATCTGTTCTACTGGAGGACACCGTGGATATGTGTCTGTTCTACTGGAGGACACTGTGGACATGGATCTGTTCTACTGGAGGACACTGTGGATATATGTCTGTTCTACTGGAGGACACTGTGGACATGGGTCTGTTTTACTGGAGGACACTGTGGACATGTGTCTGTTCTACTGGAGGACACTGTGGACATGTGTCTGTCTTTCTACTGGAGGACACTGTGGACATGTGTCTGTTCTTCTACTGGAGGACACTGTGGACCTGTGTCTCTTCTACTGGAGGACACTGTGGACATGTGTCTGTTCTACTGGAGGACACTGTGGACATGTGTCTGTCCTTCTACTGGAGGACACTGTGGACCTGTGTCTCTTCTACTGGAGGACACTGTGGACATGTGTCTGTTCTACTGGAGGACACTGTGGACATGTCTCTGTTCTACTGAAGGACACTGTGGACATGGATCTGTTCTACTGAAGGACACTGTGGACATGGATCTGTTCTACTGGAGGACACTGTGGACATGGATCTGTTCTACTGAAGGACACTGTGGACATGTGTCTGTCCTTCTACTGGAGGACACTGTGGATATGTGTCTGTTCTTCTACTGTAGGACACTATGGACATGTGTCTGTTCTACTGGAGGACACTGTGGACATGTGTCTGTTCTACTTGAGGACACTGTGGACATGTGTCTGTTCTACTTGAGGACACTGTGGACATGTGTCTGTTCTACTTGA